From Calothrix sp. PCC 6303, a single genomic window includes:
- a CDS encoding cysteine desulfurase → MTITQQQSIAQKVRNDFPILQQEVNNKPLIYLDSAATSQKPKFVLDAWRDYYEKYNSNVHRGAHTLSSKATDAYEGARDKIAAFINAASRNEIVYTRNASEAINLVAYSWGMNNLQPGDEIILSVMEHHSNLVPWQFVAQKTGAVLKHVELTPEEGFDLEHFKSLISSKTKLVSIVHVSNTLGCINPVAEICQIAHKHNAKVLIDACQSVPHMPINVQQIDCDWLVASGHKMCAPTGIGFLYGKLEILESMPPFMGGGEMIAEVYLEHSTYAELPHKFEAGTPAIGEAIALGAAIDYLNKIGMDQIHAYEAELTAHLFQELEAIPGIATYGTKPKANGFGRAALASFTVENIHANDLSALLDQEGVAIRSGHHCTQPLHRYLNLSGTARASLAFYNTHAEIDVFIKALKETIHFFNSMMS, encoded by the coding sequence ATGACTATTACCCAACAACAAAGCATTGCCCAAAAAGTCCGCAACGACTTTCCCATTCTCCAGCAAGAAGTTAACAACAAGCCCCTAATTTACCTTGATAGCGCTGCCACATCCCAAAAACCCAAATTTGTTCTGGATGCATGGCGTGATTATTATGAAAAATATAACTCCAATGTTCACCGTGGCGCACATACCCTCAGCAGTAAAGCCACCGATGCATACGAAGGTGCAAGAGATAAAATTGCTGCCTTCATCAACGCAGCATCCCGCAACGAAATTGTTTACACCCGCAACGCCTCCGAAGCCATCAACTTGGTAGCATATAGCTGGGGAATGAATAATCTCCAACCTGGAGATGAAATTATTCTTTCGGTAATGGAACACCACAGCAACTTAGTACCCTGGCAATTTGTTGCCCAAAAAACGGGTGCGGTACTCAAACATGTGGAATTAACACCCGAAGAAGGCTTTGATTTAGAACATTTTAAATCCTTAATTTCCAGCAAAACCAAATTAGTCTCAATTGTCCATGTTTCCAACACCCTCGGTTGCATCAACCCGGTGGCAGAAATTTGTCAAATCGCCCACAAACACAACGCCAAAGTATTAATTGATGCTTGCCAAAGCGTTCCCCACATGCCCATTAATGTGCAACAAATAGACTGTGATTGGCTAGTGGCATCCGGACATAAAATGTGTGCGCCAACTGGCATCGGATTCCTTTACGGCAAACTAGAAATCCTCGAATCCATGCCCCCATTTATGGGTGGTGGGGAAATGATCGCAGAAGTATATTTAGAACATTCCACCTACGCAGAATTACCACATAAATTTGAAGCCGGAACCCCCGCGATTGGAGAAGCGATCGCACTCGGCGCTGCCATCGATTATCTTAATAAAATCGGTATGGATCAAATTCATGCCTACGAAGCCGAATTAACTGCACACTTATTCCAAGAGTTAGAAGCAATTCCTGGTATTGCCACATACGGAACCAAACCTAAAGCTAACGGTTTTGGACGTGCAGCACTAGCATCTTTCACTGTCGAAAATATCCACGCTAACGATTTATCTGCATTATTAGATCAAGAAGGTGTTGCAATTCGTTCTGGACATCATTGCACCCAACCATTACACCGTTACTTAAACCTTTCCGGTACAGCAAGGGCAAGTTTAGCTTTCTACAATACCCATGCAGAAATCGATGTTTTTATTAAAGCATTGAAAGAAACAATTCATTTTTTCAATAGTATGATGAGTTAA
- the sufD gene encoding Fe-S cluster assembly protein SufD — MKTQVASQVSPSPIPNSNVVSLSATLLDRDEYLKGLVNQVLETKNNSSLYWLPEVKEKAANWVRHSTLPTTRDEEWRFTDLSALKQVNFNVASGSITSSNIAFLQECENSRLVFVNGVYAAELSAVSGLPEGITVTNLSQLPAEYTEKAKIYFAQAEGAIEVFTALNTAGMLDAAVIWIGKNVAVETPIHLIYVTTGENPVISQPRCLVVAETGSQVTLVEEFVTENQDGHFVNAVTEIWVGENASVNHSRIQKDNLATFHIGKTAVTQAKYSRYTCNAIAFGGKVSRHNLEILQTGEQTETTLNGLVMVKGEQVADMHSAIALNHPHGISNQLQKNIVADKAHAIFNGKVFVPKLAQETNASQLNRNLLLSPKARVDTKPQLEITADNVKCAHGATVSQLEDDEIFYLQSRGIDEHASRKLLINAFATEIINHIPVASLRDNLFAIVKQF, encoded by the coding sequence ATGAAAACACAAGTAGCTTCCCAAGTTTCTCCTAGCCCAATTCCCAATTCTAATGTGGTGAGTTTGTCGGCAACTTTGTTAGATAGAGATGAATATTTGAAGGGTTTGGTAAATCAGGTATTAGAGACTAAAAATAATTCGTCTCTATATTGGTTGCCAGAAGTTAAAGAAAAAGCGGCAAATTGGGTACGTCATTCAACTTTACCGACTACCCGTGATGAAGAATGGCGGTTTACAGATTTATCGGCGTTAAAACAGGTTAATTTCAATGTTGCGTCTGGCAGTATCACATCTTCCAATATCGCGTTTTTACAGGAATGCGAAAATAGCCGTTTGGTATTTGTAAATGGTGTCTACGCAGCCGAATTATCTGCTGTTTCTGGTTTACCTGAAGGAATCACCGTCACAAACCTATCTCAACTACCTGCTGAATATACAGAAAAGGCTAAAATATATTTTGCTCAAGCAGAAGGGGCAATCGAAGTATTTACAGCTTTAAATACTGCGGGAATGCTAGATGCAGCAGTGATTTGGATTGGGAAAAATGTGGCTGTGGAAACTCCAATTCACCTAATTTATGTAACCACTGGTGAAAATCCAGTTATTTCCCAACCTCGCTGTTTAGTAGTAGCCGAAACAGGTTCTCAAGTGACTTTGGTTGAGGAATTTGTCACCGAAAATCAAGATGGACATTTCGTCAACGCAGTTACAGAAATTTGGGTTGGTGAAAATGCCAGTGTGAACCACAGCAGAATTCAAAAAGACAATTTAGCCACATTCCATATCGGCAAAACAGCAGTTACCCAAGCTAAATATAGCCGTTATACCTGTAACGCGATCGCATTCGGCGGCAAAGTCTCACGACACAACCTCGAAATTCTCCAAACAGGCGAACAAACCGAAACCACCCTCAACGGTTTAGTAATGGTAAAGGGTGAACAAGTGGCAGATATGCATAGCGCGATCGCACTCAATCATCCCCATGGTATCAGCAATCAGTTACAGAAAAATATTGTCGCTGATAAGGCACATGCCATATTTAACGGTAAGGTTTTTGTCCCTAAATTAGCCCAAGAAACCAACGCATCCCAATTAAACCGGAATTTACTCCTTTCCCCCAAAGCCAGAGTTGACACCAAACCCCAACTAGAAATCACCGCTGACAATGTAAAATGCGCCCACGGTGCCACAGTTAGCCAATTGGAAGATGATGAAATTTTCTATTTGCAAAGTCGAGGTATTGATGAACATGCTTCCCGCAAGTTGTTAATTAATGCCTTTGCCACGGAAATTATCAACCATATCCCCGTTGCATCATTGCGCGACAATTTATTTGCAATAGTCAAACAATTTTAA
- the sufR gene encoding iron-sulfur cluster biosynthesis transcriptional regulator SufR produces MQITQQSSTKQDILEYLLKHSQASALELAEAIKVSPQAIRRHLKDLETEDLIVYFAASLGKKNQNHDEEGSEVRGMGRPQHIYRLSQRGRDRIRRASEEQGDSYGNFAVSLLDTIAETVGRDQFSTILQKQWERKALEYRERVGDGSLLQRLAILVELRKAEGYMTECHAVETQETSTHPGFIIAEHNCAISNVAESFPSVCGHELEMFAAILPDCIVERTHWMINGEPRCGYLVRSR; encoded by the coding sequence ATGCAAATCACGCAGCAGTCCTCAACGAAGCAGGATATATTAGAGTATCTTTTGAAACATTCACAAGCCTCAGCACTTGAATTGGCAGAGGCTATAAAAGTCAGTCCACAAGCGATTCGTCGCCATTTGAAAGATTTGGAGACGGAAGACTTAATTGTGTATTTTGCTGCCTCGCTAGGGAAGAAAAACCAGAATCATGATGAAGAAGGTTCCGAAGTTCGAGGGATGGGACGACCACAACATATATATAGGTTAAGTCAGCGGGGACGCGATCGCATTCGGCGTGCAAGTGAGGAACAGGGTGATAGCTACGGTAACTTTGCCGTTTCCCTGTTGGATACCATCGCCGAAACAGTGGGACGCGATCAATTTAGTACAATTCTGCAAAAACAGTGGGAACGTAAAGCCCTAGAATATCGGGAACGAGTGGGTGATGGTTCATTGCTACAAAGGTTAGCAATACTTGTAGAGTTACGGAAAGCTGAAGGCTACATGACCGAATGTCATGCAGTAGAGACGCAAGAAACATCTACGCATCCCGGCTTTATCATCGCCGAACACAATTGTGCCATATCTAATGTTGCCGAATCGTTTCCTAGCGTCTGTGGACATGAATTAGAAATGTTCGCTGCAATCTTACCCGATTGTATAGTGGAGCGTACCCACTGGATGATCAACGGCGAACCAAGGTGTGGATATTTAGTGCGATCGCGCTAA
- the sufB gene encoding Fe-S cluster assembly protein SufB, which produces MSATVNTLVNQPYKYGFVTDIESDTIPRGLSEDIVRLISSKKNEPDFMLEFRLRAYRQWLKMTEPDWSGLNYPPIDYQNIIYYSAPKQAKKKLDSLDEVDPTLLETFEKLGISLSEQKRLANVAVDAIFDSVSVATTFKEKLAKDGVIFCSFSEALQEHPELIKKYLGSVVPIADNYFAALNAAVFSDGSFVYIPKGVKCPMELSTYFRINNGDTGQFERTLIVAEEGSYVSYLEGCTAPMYDSNQLHAAVVELVAMDDAEIKYSTVQNWYAGDVNGKGGIYNFVTKRGLCQGVNSKISWTQVETGSAITWKYPSCVLVGDNSVGEFYSVALTNNMQQADTGTKMIHVGKNTRSTIISKGISAGNSSNSYRGLVKVNPTAKGARNYSQCDSMLIGDSAAANTFPYIQVQNQTAKVEHEASTSKIGEDQLFFFRQRGISAEDAISMMISGFCKDVFNQLPMEFAVEADKLLSLKLEGSVG; this is translated from the coding sequence ATGAGTGCTACTGTCAACACCCTAGTCAATCAACCCTACAAATACGGCTTTGTCACCGACATTGAGTCGGACACCATACCCCGTGGATTGAGTGAAGATATTGTTCGCCTCATATCCTCGAAAAAAAATGAGCCGGACTTTATGCTGGAGTTTCGTCTGCGGGCGTATCGACAGTGGCTGAAGATGACTGAACCAGATTGGTCGGGTTTAAATTATCCACCCATCGATTATCAAAATATTATCTATTATTCTGCGCCCAAGCAAGCTAAAAAAAAGTTAGATAGTTTGGATGAGGTTGATCCGACTTTGTTGGAAACCTTTGAAAAGTTGGGAATTTCCCTTTCTGAACAGAAGCGCTTGGCAAATGTGGCTGTGGATGCCATTTTTGATAGTGTTTCGGTGGCGACAACTTTTAAGGAAAAGTTAGCTAAAGATGGTGTGATTTTTTGTTCCTTCTCAGAAGCCCTCCAAGAACACCCTGAACTGATTAAGAAGTATTTGGGAAGTGTTGTTCCCATTGCTGACAATTATTTTGCGGCTTTGAATGCCGCTGTATTTAGTGATGGTTCTTTTGTGTATATTCCCAAGGGTGTGAAGTGCCCAATGGAACTTTCCACATATTTCCGCATCAACAACGGCGACACCGGACAATTTGAGCGTACCTTAATTGTGGCTGAAGAAGGTAGCTATGTTTCCTATTTGGAAGGTTGTACCGCGCCGATGTATGATAGCAACCAGTTACATGCAGCGGTGGTGGAACTTGTGGCGATGGATGATGCTGAAATCAAGTATTCCACCGTCCAAAACTGGTATGCAGGTGATGTTAACGGTAAAGGTGGAATTTACAACTTTGTGACAAAACGTGGTTTGTGTCAGGGTGTAAATTCTAAGATTTCTTGGACACAGGTGGAAACAGGTTCGGCAATTACTTGGAAGTATCCTAGTTGTGTTTTAGTTGGTGATAATTCTGTCGGGGAATTTTATTCGGTTGCTTTAACTAACAATATGCAACAAGCCGACACCGGAACCAAAATGATTCACGTTGGCAAAAATACCCGCAGTACAATTATTTCTAAGGGTATTTCCGCAGGTAACTCCAGTAATAGCTACCGGGGTTTGGTGAAGGTGAATCCTACAGCTAAAGGGGCGCGAAACTATTCACAGTGCGACTCCATGTTGATTGGTGATAGTGCTGCCGCTAATACTTTCCCCTACATTCAGGTACAAAATCAAACTGCAAAGGTGGAACATGAAGCTTCAACTTCTAAGATAGGTGAAGATCAACTTTTCTTCTTTAGACAAAGAGGAATTTCAGCAGAAGATGCAATTTCCATGATGATTAGCGGCTTCTGTAAGGATGTATTTAATCAGTTACCGATGGAGTTTGCTGTGGAAGCTGACAAGTTATTGAGTTTGAAACTTGAAGGTAGTGTCGGGTAA
- the sufC gene encoding Fe-S cluster assembly ATPase SufC yields MIIENSEVVLSVRDLTASVDGTPILKGLNLEVRAGEIHAIMGPNGSGKSTFSKVLAGHPAYQVTGGEVIFQGKNLLEIEPEDRARSGIFLAFQYPLEIPGVSNLDFLRVAYNSKRKAEGLEELEPFDFEDLVYEKLDVVKMDSAFLNRSVNEGFSGGEKKRNEILQMALLEPKVAILDETDSGLDIDALKIVSGGVNQLANPQNATIMITHYQRLLNYIVPDYVHVMARGQILMCGGKDLALELEERGYDWILDQNMEAVGV; encoded by the coding sequence ATGATTATTGAAAATAGCGAAGTTGTGCTGTCGGTACGGGACTTGACAGCGAGTGTTGATGGAACTCCAATTTTAAAAGGTTTGAATTTAGAAGTGCGTGCAGGTGAGATTCACGCGATAATGGGACCAAATGGTTCTGGTAAAAGCACTTTTTCTAAGGTTTTAGCTGGACATCCGGCATATCAAGTTACAGGTGGAGAGGTAATTTTTCAAGGAAAAAACCTCTTGGAAATCGAACCTGAAGATAGGGCAAGAAGTGGGATATTTTTGGCGTTTCAATACCCCTTGGAAATTCCTGGTGTCAGTAATTTAGACTTTTTGCGGGTTGCTTATAACTCGAAGCGGAAAGCGGAAGGTTTGGAAGAATTAGAACCTTTCGATTTTGAAGATTTGGTTTATGAGAAGCTGGATGTGGTGAAGATGGATTCGGCTTTTTTGAATCGTAGTGTGAATGAAGGGTTTTCGGGTGGTGAGAAAAAGCGGAATGAGATTCTGCAAATGGCACTTTTGGAACCAAAAGTCGCAATTTTGGATGAGACTGATTCAGGTTTGGATATTGACGCGCTAAAAATTGTCTCAGGTGGGGTGAATCAGTTGGCAAATCCCCAAAATGCCACAATTATGATTACCCATTATCAAAGATTGTTGAATTATATTGTCCCGGATTATGTGCATGTGATGGCGCGGGGACAGATTTTGATGTGTGGTGGTAAAGATTTGGCGTTGGAATTGGAAGAACGTGGTTATGATTGGATTTTAGATCAAAATATGGAAGCTGTGGGGGTATAG